A single region of the Rhodococcus sp. W8901 genome encodes:
- a CDS encoding SACE_7040 family transcriptional regulator produces the protein MTDVDRDAGPTAPSRRSQAKADRRRELLRAAARLIAERGFPGVRLEDLGSAVGISGPAVYRHFPNKDALLVELLTDISERLLAGGTAVLDRVSDPAEALGQLVDFHLDFALGEPDLIRVQDRDLHSLPDDARHRVRQTQRRYVEIWVDVLRRIDPGLDTTRARIAAHATFGLINSTPYSAVSPSVDATNGDPTRGVLRRMALAALLADSA, from the coding sequence ATGACCGACGTCGACCGTGATGCGGGGCCGACGGCCCCCAGCAGGCGCAGCCAGGCCAAAGCCGACCGTCGCCGAGAGTTGTTGCGCGCCGCCGCTCGGCTCATCGCCGAGCGCGGCTTCCCCGGGGTTCGCCTCGAAGACCTCGGCTCCGCGGTGGGCATCAGCGGCCCCGCCGTGTATCGGCACTTCCCCAACAAGGACGCGTTGCTCGTCGAGTTGCTCACCGACATCAGCGAGCGACTGCTGGCCGGCGGCACCGCGGTCCTGGATCGGGTGTCGGACCCCGCCGAGGCGCTCGGGCAACTCGTCGACTTCCATCTCGACTTCGCGCTGGGCGAGCCGGACCTGATCCGAGTGCAGGATCGCGACCTGCACTCACTGCCCGACGACGCCCGCCACCGCGTGCGCCAGACCCAGCGCCGGTACGTGGAGATCTGGGTGGATGTGCTGCGGAGGATCGATCCGGGACTCGACACCACCCGCGCCCGAATCGCCGCGCACGCGACGTTCGGCCTGATCAACTCCACCCCGTACAGCGCGGTATCCCCGTCCGTCGATGCGACGAACGGGGACCCGACGCGCGGCGTGCTGCGGAGAATGGCACTCGCCGCGCTGCTGGCGGATTCCGCGTAG
- a CDS encoding aldehyde dehydrogenase family protein, with protein sequence MTVVAEQAVSPRVREFLSGTKQLYIGGEFVDAASGRTFVTHDPATGDRLADVAYGEAADIDRAVQAARRAFDEGPWASMKPNERERLIWRVGDLLTERASEFGQLEALDNGKSVAIASAVDVAWAADVFRYYAGWATKIEGSTVNVSMPFVPGGEFHAYTLREPVGVCGLIVPWNFPLLMASWKLAPALAAGNTVILKPAEQTPLTALMLAEIFEEAGFPPGVVNIVPGFGDAGAALSAHDDVDKIAFTGSTEVGKKIVDAARGNLKKVSLELGGKSPNIVFADADFDAAVAGSLNAWLFNHGQCCVAGTRLYVEDSIFERFTEAVADAASKVKIGPGLDPTTELGPLVSQEQFDRVTGYLRDGLADGARALTGGKRWGETGYFVEPTVLVDVEPDFSVVREEIFGPVVAAMPFDADEGIVTAANDSIYGLAAGIWTRDISKAHRTARRLKAGSVWVNQYNGFDTAMPFGGYKQSGWGRELGASGIDAFTQTKAVNIAL encoded by the coding sequence ATGACTGTCGTTGCCGAGCAGGCGGTTTCACCGCGAGTTCGCGAGTTTCTCTCCGGCACCAAGCAGCTATACATCGGCGGCGAGTTCGTCGACGCGGCGTCGGGCCGCACGTTCGTGACGCACGATCCCGCGACTGGTGATCGCCTCGCCGATGTCGCGTACGGCGAGGCGGCCGACATCGACCGCGCCGTCCAGGCAGCGCGTCGCGCGTTCGACGAGGGGCCGTGGGCGTCGATGAAGCCCAACGAGCGGGAGCGGCTGATCTGGCGGGTGGGGGATCTGCTCACCGAACGGGCCTCCGAGTTCGGTCAGCTCGAGGCGCTCGACAACGGCAAGTCCGTCGCGATCGCGTCCGCCGTCGACGTCGCCTGGGCAGCGGACGTATTCCGCTACTACGCAGGCTGGGCCACCAAGATCGAGGGCAGCACGGTCAACGTGTCGATGCCGTTCGTACCCGGCGGCGAATTCCACGCGTACACGTTGCGCGAGCCCGTCGGGGTGTGCGGGCTGATCGTTCCGTGGAACTTCCCGCTGCTGATGGCGTCGTGGAAGCTCGCGCCCGCACTCGCCGCCGGCAATACCGTCATCCTCAAGCCCGCCGAGCAGACCCCGCTCACCGCGCTCATGCTGGCCGAGATCTTCGAGGAGGCCGGATTCCCGCCCGGCGTCGTCAACATCGTGCCCGGCTTCGGTGATGCCGGCGCCGCGCTGTCCGCGCACGACGACGTCGACAAGATCGCCTTCACCGGTTCCACGGAGGTGGGCAAGAAGATCGTCGACGCCGCCAGGGGCAACCTCAAGAAGGTCTCCCTCGAGCTCGGCGGCAAGAGCCCCAACATCGTGTTCGCCGATGCGGACTTCGATGCGGCCGTGGCGGGTTCGCTCAACGCCTGGCTGTTCAACCACGGTCAGTGCTGCGTCGCCGGCACCCGCCTGTACGTCGAGGACAGCATCTTCGAGCGTTTCACCGAGGCCGTCGCCGACGCCGCGAGCAAGGTCAAGATCGGTCCCGGGCTCGACCCCACCACCGAACTGGGGCCGCTCGTGTCGCAGGAACAGTTCGACCGCGTCACCGGCTACCTGCGCGACGGCCTCGCGGACGGCGCCCGCGCGCTGACCGGCGGCAAGCGCTGGGGCGAGACGGGCTACTTCGTCGAGCCGACCGTCCTGGTCGACGTCGAGCCCGATTTCAGTGTCGTCCGCGAGGAGATCTTCGGACCGGTCGTCGCGGCGATGCCGTTCGATGCGGACGAGGGCATCGTCACCGCCGCCAACGACTCCATCTACGGACTCGCCGCCGGAATCTGGACCCGGGACATCTCCAAGGCGCACCGCACCGCGCGCCGGCTGAAGGCGGGTTCGGTGTGGGTCAACCAGTACAACGGCTTCGACACCGCGATGCCGTTCGGCGGCTACAAGCAGTCCGGCTGGGGACGCGAACTGGGCGCGTCGGGCATCGACGCCTTCACCCAGACCAAGGCCGTCAACATCGCGCTCTGA
- a CDS encoding carboxyl transferase domain-containing protein — MTTARTASTTSHREQHLALVSELRDKLAAAALGGSERSRERHVARGKLLPRDRVDALLDPGSPFLELAPLAANGMYGDECPGAGVIGGVGRISGRECVIVANDATVKGGTYYPMTVKKHLRAQEIALQNNLPCIYLVDSGGAFLPMQDEVFPDREHFGRIFYNQATMSAKGIPQIAAVLGSCTAGGAYVPAMSDEAVIVRNQGTIFLGGPPLVKAATGEVVTAEELGGGDLHSKVSGVTDHLAEDDRDALRIVRNIVATFGPRAPRPWDVTETVAPAADQSELYDVVPTDPRTPYDVREVITRLVDGAPAGGTDFQEFKAEYGKTLVTGFARIHGHPVGIVANNGVLFAESAMKGAHFIELCDKRNIPLLFLQNITGFMVGREYEAGGIAKHGAKMVTAVACARVPKLTVVIGGSYGAGNYSMCGRAYSPRFLWMWPNARISVMGGEQAASVLGAVGSGRDSGRDPDSIRAQYEAQGNPYYSTARLWDDGIIDPADTRTVVGLALSACANAPLEPVSYGVFRM; from the coding sequence GTGACAACCGCTCGAACCGCATCAACCACCTCCCATCGGGAACAGCACCTCGCCCTCGTGTCCGAGCTGCGCGACAAGCTGGCCGCGGCGGCGCTCGGTGGCAGCGAGAGGTCCCGTGAGCGCCACGTCGCTCGCGGCAAGCTGCTGCCGCGGGACCGGGTGGACGCCCTGCTCGATCCGGGCAGCCCGTTCCTCGAACTGGCTCCGCTCGCCGCGAACGGCATGTACGGCGACGAGTGCCCCGGCGCCGGTGTGATCGGAGGTGTCGGACGCATCTCCGGGCGTGAGTGCGTGATCGTCGCCAACGACGCGACGGTCAAGGGCGGCACCTACTACCCGATGACGGTCAAGAAGCACCTGCGGGCGCAGGAGATCGCGCTGCAGAACAACCTGCCGTGCATCTACCTCGTCGACTCCGGTGGCGCGTTCCTGCCGATGCAGGACGAGGTCTTCCCGGATCGCGAACACTTCGGCCGGATCTTCTACAACCAGGCGACCATGAGCGCCAAGGGGATTCCGCAGATCGCCGCAGTGCTCGGCTCGTGCACCGCGGGCGGCGCGTACGTCCCGGCCATGAGCGACGAGGCGGTGATCGTCCGCAACCAGGGCACGATCTTCCTCGGTGGTCCGCCGCTCGTGAAGGCCGCGACCGGCGAGGTGGTCACCGCGGAGGAGCTCGGCGGCGGCGACCTGCACTCCAAGGTCTCGGGCGTCACCGACCATCTCGCCGAGGACGACCGGGACGCGCTGCGAATCGTCCGCAACATCGTCGCGACGTTCGGTCCCCGTGCGCCGCGTCCGTGGGACGTCACGGAGACCGTGGCGCCCGCAGCGGACCAGAGCGAGCTGTACGACGTGGTGCCCACCGATCCGCGCACCCCGTACGACGTGCGCGAGGTCATCACCCGTCTGGTCGACGGCGCCCCTGCGGGCGGCACCGACTTCCAGGAGTTCAAGGCCGAGTACGGCAAGACCCTGGTCACCGGGTTCGCCCGGATCCACGGGCACCCCGTCGGCATCGTCGCCAACAACGGTGTGCTGTTCGCCGAGTCCGCCATGAAGGGCGCGCACTTCATCGAGCTGTGCGACAAGCGCAACATTCCGCTGCTGTTCCTGCAGAACATCACCGGATTCATGGTCGGACGCGAGTACGAGGCCGGCGGCATCGCCAAGCACGGCGCCAAGATGGTCACCGCCGTCGCGTGCGCGCGGGTGCCGAAACTGACGGTGGTGATCGGCGGTTCGTACGGCGCCGGCAACTACTCGATGTGCGGGCGCGCGTACTCGCCCCGCTTCCTGTGGATGTGGCCCAACGCCCGCATCTCGGTGATGGGCGGCGAGCAGGCCGCCTCGGTGCTCGGCGCCGTCGGGTCCGGGCGAGATTCGGGACGAGACCCCGACTCGATCAGGGCCCAGTACGAGGCGCAGGGCAACCCCTACTACTCGACGGCCCGACTGTGGGACGACGGCATCATCGACCCTGCGGACACCAGAACCGTTGTCGGGCTGGCCCTGTCGGCGTGCGCCAACGCGCCGCTCGAGCCGGTGTCCTACGGCGTCTTCCGGATGTGA
- a CDS encoding sigma-54-dependent Fis family transcriptional regulator translates to MHGLRPEIELSWKRSKLSGIDPARVPEPALLDPSDSAGRLLRAARPVLDEIGVQLSGTGCGILLVDRDCRVVSRVFDSDAMRFAMEGVGVLPGVVLSEENYGTNALGTPLEVRQGLVVHGHEHFLESFRQFSCYGHPIVHPVTRRIEGILDITATEKTANPLFAPFLARAAGDIEARLLEGARESDRRVVDAFQRAARQRGLAVAAMGQDIMLTNKAAVEMLGPSDHAALCALAADVPAGETRTLDFVLSAGGSTGLRIDRVAGADSGALFLLDIGDTRTPVRRTATPQDATSRLRRRLRELRSGTGSLALVGEPGSGRTWAARQFVDGAVNVLEVVDAAQIVGQGEHEWSASLLAVVARDPAFVLIEHVHLAPEPVLALVASLVANPSGPRIVLTSDPVDGGQPAVRDLLARCGAQVAIPALRQRIRELDRLVAALAGELGRADLRVGPSALAALSEHTWPGNLVELRAVLAGLPDKLDGTPIRALDLPEDYRASGKVARLGGRERAERDAIVEALNESGGNKVHAAARLGISRTTLYSRIRALDITV, encoded by the coding sequence GTGCACGGTTTACGGCCGGAGATCGAATTATCCTGGAAGCGTTCGAAGCTCAGCGGAATCGACCCCGCCCGGGTGCCCGAACCGGCGCTGCTCGACCCGTCGGACTCGGCGGGCCGACTGCTGCGGGCGGCCCGCCCGGTCCTCGACGAGATCGGGGTGCAACTGTCGGGGACGGGATGCGGAATCCTGCTCGTGGACCGGGACTGCCGTGTCGTGTCCCGCGTGTTCGACTCCGATGCGATGCGGTTCGCGATGGAGGGCGTCGGGGTGCTGCCCGGCGTCGTGCTCAGCGAGGAGAACTACGGCACCAACGCGCTCGGCACGCCGCTCGAGGTGCGCCAGGGCCTCGTGGTCCACGGGCACGAGCACTTCCTCGAGTCGTTCCGCCAGTTCAGTTGTTACGGGCACCCGATCGTCCACCCCGTGACCCGCCGGATCGAGGGCATCCTCGACATCACCGCGACCGAGAAGACCGCGAACCCGCTGTTCGCGCCGTTCCTGGCCCGTGCGGCCGGGGACATCGAGGCCCGGTTGCTCGAGGGGGCGCGCGAGTCGGACCGCCGCGTGGTGGACGCCTTCCAGCGCGCGGCGCGGCAGCGCGGACTCGCGGTCGCGGCGATGGGGCAGGACATCATGCTCACCAACAAGGCGGCCGTCGAGATGCTCGGGCCGAGCGACCATGCCGCGCTGTGTGCGCTCGCCGCGGATGTCCCGGCGGGGGAGACCCGGACGCTGGACTTCGTGCTGTCCGCGGGCGGGAGTACCGGACTGCGGATCGACCGGGTCGCCGGCGCCGACAGCGGAGCGCTGTTCCTGCTCGACATCGGCGACACAAGGACGCCGGTGCGGCGCACCGCGACCCCGCAGGACGCGACGTCGCGACTGCGGCGCCGGCTGCGCGAGTTACGTTCCGGCACCGGTTCACTCGCCCTCGTCGGCGAGCCGGGCAGCGGTCGGACGTGGGCGGCGCGGCAGTTCGTCGACGGCGCCGTCAACGTGCTCGAGGTGGTCGATGCGGCCCAGATCGTCGGCCAGGGAGAACACGAGTGGTCGGCGAGCCTGCTCGCGGTCGTCGCGCGCGACCCCGCGTTCGTTCTGATCGAGCACGTGCACCTGGCGCCCGAACCGGTACTGGCGTTGGTCGCGTCCCTCGTGGCGAACCCGAGCGGCCCGCGGATCGTGCTCACGAGCGACCCGGTCGACGGCGGGCAACCGGCCGTGCGGGATCTGCTCGCGCGGTGCGGTGCCCAGGTCGCGATTCCAGCTCTGCGGCAGCGGATCCGGGAGCTCGACCGCCTGGTCGCGGCGCTCGCGGGCGAGCTCGGCCGCGCGGATCTCCGGGTGGGGCCGAGCGCGCTGGCGGCGCTGTCCGAGCACACGTGGCCGGGCAACCTCGTCGAACTTCGCGCCGTGCTCGCGGGCCTTCCCGACAAGCTGGACGGCACCCCGATCCGGGCCCTGGACCTCCCCGAGGATTACCGAGCGTCGGGCAAGGTGGCGCGACTCGGCGGCCGGGAGCGGGCCGAACGCGACGCGATCGTCGAAGCGCTGAACGAGAGCGGCGGTAACAAGGTGCACGCTGCGGCCCGCCTCGGGATCAGCCGCACCACGCTCTACAGCCGCATCCGCGCGCTGGACATCACCGTCTGA
- a CDS encoding acetyl/propionyl/methylcrotonyl-CoA carboxylase subunit alpha: MTTQFDAGGAGTFDTILVANRGEIAVRVMRTLRQLGIRSVAVYSEADADARHVREADVAVLIGPAAARESYLDIDRVLDAAKRTGAQAIHPGYGFLSENSAFAAACDAAGIVFLGPSARAIEVMGDKITAKNAVAAFDVPVVPGIARPGLSDADLIAAADDIGYPVLVKPSAGGGGKGMRLVEAADDLPSALASARREAASAFGDDTLFLERFVLRPRHIEVQILADSHGNVVHLGERECSLQRRHQKVIEEAPSPLLDAQTRARIGTAACNTARSVDYTGAGTVEFIVSADRPDEFFFMEMNTRLQVEHPVTEMVTGLDLVEWQVRIAAGEKLALHQDDITLTGHAIEARIYAEDPGRGFLPTGGTVLGLREPDGIGVRVDSGLLAGTTVGSDYDPMLAKVIAHGADRGEALRRLDRALADTAVLGVGTNVDFLRFLLADDDVRAGHLDTGLLDRRVVGYGVPDPDDEVLFAAAAYRWLGLWADGSGADPWDAPTGWRVGGPHPLSFRLRSGARIDHVLITGTPDDARIRIEHGEDHTLAARLDGDVLTVVSDGRCDTYRVADEDGTLWLAGADATWVVSQIREASVRGADAHTGDAELTSPMPGTVIAVAVATGDTVSAGTAVVVVEAMKMEHTLTAPIDGVTEVLVAVGDQVKVDQLLARISPARTETPELATEEDAS; the protein is encoded by the coding sequence ATGACTACTCAGTTCGACGCCGGCGGTGCCGGCACATTCGACACGATCCTGGTGGCCAACCGCGGCGAGATCGCGGTCCGGGTCATGCGTACGTTGCGGCAGCTGGGCATCCGCTCGGTCGCGGTCTACAGCGAGGCCGACGCCGACGCTCGCCACGTCCGTGAGGCGGATGTCGCGGTGCTGATCGGCCCCGCCGCGGCGCGCGAGAGCTACCTCGACATCGACCGGGTACTCGACGCCGCGAAGCGGACCGGTGCGCAGGCGATCCACCCCGGATACGGATTCCTTTCGGAGAACTCGGCATTCGCGGCCGCCTGCGACGCAGCGGGTATCGTTTTCCTGGGGCCGTCGGCGCGGGCCATCGAGGTGATGGGAGACAAGATCACCGCGAAGAACGCGGTGGCCGCGTTCGATGTCCCGGTCGTCCCGGGCATCGCGCGGCCGGGTCTGTCCGACGCCGACCTGATCGCGGCGGCCGACGACATCGGCTATCCGGTGCTCGTGAAGCCGTCCGCCGGCGGTGGCGGCAAGGGCATGCGGCTCGTCGAAGCCGCGGACGATCTTCCGTCCGCGCTCGCCAGTGCCCGCCGCGAGGCGGCGTCGGCGTTCGGCGACGACACCCTGTTCCTGGAACGGTTCGTGTTGCGCCCCCGGCACATCGAGGTCCAGATCCTGGCCGACAGCCACGGCAACGTCGTGCATCTCGGCGAGCGCGAGTGCAGTCTGCAACGCCGGCACCAGAAGGTGATCGAGGAGGCGCCGTCGCCGCTGCTCGACGCGCAGACCCGGGCACGGATCGGCACCGCGGCGTGCAACACCGCCCGCAGCGTCGACTACACCGGCGCCGGCACCGTCGAGTTCATCGTGTCCGCGGACCGGCCCGACGAGTTCTTCTTCATGGAGATGAACACCCGCCTGCAGGTGGAGCACCCGGTCACCGAGATGGTCACCGGCCTCGACCTGGTCGAGTGGCAGGTCCGGATCGCGGCGGGGGAGAAGTTGGCCCTGCACCAGGACGACATCACCCTCACCGGGCACGCGATCGAGGCCCGGATCTACGCGGAGGACCCCGGACGCGGCTTCCTGCCGACCGGCGGAACCGTGCTCGGTCTGCGCGAGCCCGACGGCATCGGGGTGCGCGTGGACTCGGGACTGCTCGCGGGCACCACGGTCGGCAGCGACTACGACCCCATGCTGGCGAAGGTGATCGCGCACGGCGCCGATCGCGGCGAGGCGTTGCGCCGACTCGACCGTGCGCTCGCCGACACCGCAGTGCTCGGTGTCGGCACCAACGTCGACTTCCTGCGGTTCCTGCTCGCCGACGACGACGTCCGCGCCGGACACCTCGACACGGGGCTGCTGGATCGCCGCGTCGTCGGCTACGGAGTACCGGATCCCGACGACGAGGTCCTCTTCGCTGCGGCCGCCTACCGCTGGCTCGGGCTGTGGGCCGACGGATCCGGCGCCGACCCGTGGGACGCACCCACCGGCTGGAGGGTCGGCGGACCGCATCCGCTCTCGTTCCGGCTTCGCTCGGGCGCCCGGATCGACCACGTCCTGATCACCGGCACGCCCGACGATGCCCGGATCCGCATCGAACACGGTGAGGACCACACGCTCGCAGCACGACTCGACGGCGATGTGCTCACGGTCGTCTCCGACGGGCGCTGCGATACCTATCGGGTCGCCGACGAGGACGGCACGCTGTGGCTCGCCGGCGCCGATGCGACATGGGTGGTCTCGCAGATCCGCGAGGCGAGTGTCCGCGGCGCGGATGCCCACACCGGTGACGCCGAACTGACCAGCCCCATGCCGGGGACCGTGATCGCGGTCGCCGTCGCGACCGGCGACACCGTCTCCGCCGGGACCGCGGTCGTCGTCGTCGAGGCCATGAAGATGGAACACACCCTCACCGCACCGATCGACGGCGTCACGGAGGTTCTCGTCGCCGTCGGCGACCAGGTGAAGGTCGATCAACTGCTGGCGCGAATCAGCCCGGCACGCACTGAAACACCCGAACTCGCAACGGAGGAAGACGCGTCATGA
- a CDS encoding NDMA-dependent alcohol dehydrogenase, giving the protein MKTKAAVLLEAGKPFEIMELDLDGPGPGEVLIKYTAAGLCHSDLHLTDGDLPPRYPIVGGHEGSGIVEEVGPGVTKVKPGDHVVCSFIPNCGTCRYCATGRQNLCDMGATILEGSMPDGSFRFHSGGKDFGAMCMLGTFAERATISQHSVVKVDEWLPLETAVLVGCGVPSGWGTAVYAGDVRAGDIVVIYGVGGLGINAVQGAVHSGAKYVVVVDPVDFKRETALKFGASHAYASAAEAAEKVNELSWGQGADAALILVGTVDEDVVSAATAVIGKGGTVVITGLADPTKLTVHVSGTDLTLNEKTIKGTLFGSANPQYDIVRLLRLYDAGQLALDELVTTRYSLEDVNQGYQDLRDGKNIRGVIMHAP; this is encoded by the coding sequence ATGAAGACCAAGGCCGCCGTTCTGCTCGAGGCCGGAAAGCCGTTCGAGATCATGGAACTCGACCTGGACGGTCCCGGTCCCGGCGAGGTCCTGATCAAGTACACCGCCGCCGGACTGTGCCATTCGGACCTGCACCTCACCGACGGTGACCTGCCACCGCGCTATCCCATCGTGGGCGGGCACGAGGGCTCCGGCATCGTCGAGGAGGTCGGCCCCGGCGTCACCAAGGTCAAGCCCGGCGATCACGTGGTGTGCAGCTTCATCCCCAACTGCGGCACGTGCCGCTACTGCGCCACCGGGCGGCAGAACCTGTGCGACATGGGCGCGACGATCCTCGAGGGCTCGATGCCCGACGGCTCCTTCCGCTTCCATTCGGGCGGAAAGGACTTCGGCGCCATGTGCATGCTCGGCACGTTCGCCGAACGCGCCACCATCTCGCAGCACTCGGTCGTCAAGGTCGACGAGTGGCTGCCGCTCGAGACCGCCGTCCTCGTCGGGTGCGGTGTCCCGTCCGGATGGGGGACCGCGGTCTATGCGGGCGACGTCCGCGCCGGCGACATCGTCGTGATCTACGGCGTCGGTGGCCTGGGTATCAACGCGGTCCAGGGCGCGGTGCACTCCGGTGCCAAGTACGTGGTCGTGGTCGACCCGGTCGATTTCAAGCGCGAGACGGCACTGAAGTTCGGGGCGAGCCACGCATACGCGTCCGCGGCCGAGGCTGCCGAGAAGGTCAACGAGCTCAGCTGGGGGCAGGGCGCCGACGCCGCCCTGATCCTGGTCGGCACCGTCGACGAGGACGTCGTCTCCGCGGCGACCGCCGTGATCGGCAAGGGCGGCACCGTCGTCATCACCGGTCTCGCGGATCCGACGAAGCTCACCGTCCACGTCTCGGGCACCGATCTGACGCTCAACGAGAAGACGATCAAGGGCACGCTGTTCGGCTCCGCCAACCCGCAGTACGACATCGTCCGGCTGCTCCGCCTGTACGACGCCGGCCAGCTCGCGCTCGACGAACTGGTCACCACTCGCTACTCACTCGAAGATGTCAACCAGGGCTACCAGGACCTTCGGGACGGCAAGAACATCCGCGGCGTCATCATGCACGCGCCGTAG
- a CDS encoding GlsB/YeaQ/YmgE family stress response membrane protein: MGEIIGTIIFGAVIGVLARLVLPGKQPMGWIITVVIGIAGALIGYWLWGALGGTDTPGIDWWRWVISIAAAAVLALGYTAIAARRK; the protein is encoded by the coding sequence ATGGGCGAGATCATCGGCACGATCATCTTCGGCGCAGTCATCGGTGTGCTGGCGCGGCTTGTTCTTCCTGGCAAGCAGCCGATGGGATGGATCATCACGGTGGTGATCGGCATCGCCGGAGCGCTCATCGGATACTGGCTGTGGGGTGCCCTGGGAGGCACCGACACACCCGGAATCGATTGGTGGCGTTGGGTGATCAGCATCGCCGCAGCGGCCGTGCTGGCCCTCGGCTACACGGCGATCGCCGCCCGGAGGAAGTAA